A DNA window from Hevea brasiliensis isolate MT/VB/25A 57/8 chromosome 2, ASM3005281v1, whole genome shotgun sequence contains the following coding sequences:
- the LOC110638051 gene encoding heavy metal-associated isoprenylated plant protein 39 isoform X1: protein MKKFVLKLDLHDGRAKQKALKTVSTLIGIDSIAVDMKEKKLTVIGTVDPVTVVSKLRKHWQTDIISVGPAKEPEKKEEPKKEEPKKEEEAKKEEPKKEEEAKKEEPKKEEEKKEEPKKEEGKKEEEKKKDPAPAPAPATVPPPDPVLELVKAYKAYNPQLTTYYYVQSMEENPNACVIC from the exons ATGAAG AAGTTTGTTCTGAAGTTGGACTTACATGATGGCAGAGCTAAGCAGAAGGCACTGAAGACGGTTTCCACTCTCATAG GGATTGATTCTATTGCTGTGGACATGAAGGAAAAGAAATTAACTGTGATCGGAACTGTTGATCCTGTAACTGTTGTCAGCAAATTGAGAAAGCATTGGCAAACTGATATAATCTCAGTGGGGCCAGCCAAGGAGCCTGAGAAGAAAGAAGAGCCTAAGAAGGAGGAACCCAAGAAAGAAGAGGAGGCTAAGAAGGAGGAGCCCAAGAAAGAAGAGGAAGCTAAGAAAGAGGAACccaagaaggaagaagaaaagaaagaggaaCCCAAGAAAGAGGAAgggaaaaaggaagaagagaaaaagaaagaccCAGCTCCGGCTCCAGCACCAGCAACTGTTCCTCCACCTGACCCAGTTTTAGAGCTGGTCAAGGCCTACAAAGCTTACAATCCTCAGCTGACCACGTATTACTATGTTCAAAGCATGGAGGAAAATCCAAATgcttgtgttatttgttaa
- the LOC110638003 gene encoding C-terminal binding protein AN, with protein MNHQDQESESYNLITNSSWLEIRLFYVRITPCVIDSVPDHLTLRHLRREISTPLEINGSTIPGVDSASLSLRRDRLNKESSEVTYVSTDSVRVTGAVEFEVLENKDLFLCGSLERIELAWGNGSVGLENDSKTGWSMECYMAASVGEGNSLFFQPKMGVSAPAVEVYIAGCCGGVPVILTKTILVSPRRKGSRHGKLDVIPEDDEMETEKVQNDGGSNGSVRLRKVQIAESDGDECESDGKIASRYYSEDLYYGEDGQLSWFNAGVRVGVGIGLGMCLGIGIGVGLLMRSYQATTRNFRRSVNIRSSATMSHRNSPAQALPLVVTINCIEDCEIEQGSLAGVASVEHVPLSRLADGKIESAAAVLLHSLAYLPRAAQRRLRPYQFILCLGSANRAVDSALAADLGLRLIHVDTPRAEEIADTVMALFLGLLRRTHLLSRHALSVSGWLGSVQPLCRGMRRCRGLVLGIVGRSASARCLATRSLAFRMNVLYFDVQEGKGKVSRSSIRFPPAARRMDTLNDLLAASDLISLHCALTNETVQIINAECLQHIKPGAFLVNTGSSQLLDDCALKQLLIDGTLAGCALDGAEGPQWMEAWVKEMPNVLILPRSADYSEEVWMEIRDKAISLLRSFFFDGVIPKDVISDEEEESEVADGSEQILKQDSESAQQDSVGVQLKDDILLSPENSNRKGNNQSTASPSQSKGSGLSQTAVRSEGRRSRSGKKAKKRHGRQKSLHKSDDPSQFEKESTSHREDGTALSGTDQVLSSSSRFGSPEDSRSRKTPIESMQESTCDQFLRPSNVLRGKSGELLKDGCVIALYARDYLELYVARQRVKGGGWFLDAMSNVTKRDPAAQFLLVFRSKDTIGLRSFAAGGKLLQINRRMEFVFGSHSFDVWESWMLEGSLEECRLVNCRNPLAILDVRVEILAVVGEDGVTRWLD; from the exons ATGAATCACCAAGACCAGGAATCTGAGTCTTATAATCTCATAACCAATTCTTCGTGGCTCGAAATCAGATTGTTCTATGTCAGAATCACGCCGTGCGTGATCGACAGCGTCCCGGACCATCTCACTCTTCGCCATCTTCGCCGCGAAATCAGCACGCCCCTCGAAATCAATGGCTCCACAATTCCCGGCGTGGATTCGGCTTCCTTGTCCCTTCGCCGCGACCGTCTCAATAAGGAGTCTTCTGAGGTCACCTACGTCAGTACAGACAGCGTGCGGGTCACCGGCGCCGTGGAATTTGAAGTGTTGGAGAACaaagatttatttttatgtggGTCCCTGGAGAGAATAGAATTGGCGTGGGGGAATGGTAGCGTGGGACTGGAAAATGATTCGAAGACAGGATGGAGCATGGAGTGTTACATGGCGGCTTCGGTTGGGGAAGGAAACTCGTTGTTCTTCCAGCCGAAGATGGGGGTATCGGCGCCTGCCGTCGAAGTTTATATCGCTGGGTGTTGTGGGGGTGTGCCGGTCATATTGACTAAGACAATTTTGGTCAGTCCTAGAAGGAAAGGGTCGAGGCATGGAAAGCTTGATGTGATTCCTGAGGATGACGAGATGGAGACGGAGAAGGTGCAGAATGATGGTGGCAGCAATGGGTCGGTTCGCCTTCGTAAAGTTCAG ATTGCTGAATCAGATGGTGACGAGTGTGAATCAGATGGGAAAATTGCAAGCAGATACTACTCAGAAGACCTGTATTATGGTGAGGATGGCCAACTCTCATGGTTTAATGCTGGTGTTAGAGTTGGTGTTGGAATTGGCCTTGGGATGTGCCTTGGGATTGGAATAGGTGTTGGACTGCTAATGCGATCATATCAAGCAACTACCAGGAATTTCAGGAGGAG CGTCAATATCAGATCCTCTGCGACAATGTCTCACCGTAACAGCCCCGCGCAAGCTCTTCCCTTAGTAGTAACCATCAACTGCATCGAGGATTGCGAGATCGAGCAAGGCTCTCTAGCCGGCGTCGCAAGCGTCGAGCACGTGCCGCTCAGCCGCCTAGCTGATGGCAAGATTGAATCAGCTGCTGCTGTGCTTCTCCACTCTCTCGCATACCTCCCTCGTGCCGCCCAGCGCCGCCTCCGTCCCTACCAGTTCATCTTATGCCTTGGTTCGGCTAACCGTGCAGTAGACTCGGCTCTTGCAGCTGACCTGGGGCTCCGGCTTATTCATGTGGACACGCCGCGGGCCGAAGAGATCGCGGACACAGTGATGGCTTTATTCCTTGGTTTGCTGCGTCGGACGCATTTGCTTTCCCGCCACGCACTCTCTGTTTCAGGATGGCTTGGCTCGGTGCAGCCGCTATGTAGAGGAATGAGGAGATGTAGAGGGCTGGTTTTGGGGATCGTTGGTAGATCTGCATCAGCGAGGTGTTTAGCTACCAGGAGCTTGGCTTTCAGGATGAATGtgctatattttgatgttcaagaG GGAAAAGGAAAAGTAAGTAGATCTTCCATAAGATTTCCGCCTGCAGCCCGAAGAATGGATACTCTTAATGATTTATTAGCTGCAAGTGACCTTATCTCGCTTCACTGTGCTTTAACAAATGAAACAGTTCAGATCATCAATGCTGAATGTTTGCAGCATATAAAGCCAG gGGCGTTTCTTGTGAACACAGGCAGCAGTCAGCTACTAGATGACTGTGCTTTGAAGCAGCTTTTGATTGATGGAACCTTGGCTGGATGTGCGCTGGATGGTGCTGAAGGACCTCAGTGGATGGAAGCATGG GTAAAGGAGATGCCCAATGTATTGATACTTCCACGCAGTGCAGATTACAGTGAAGAAGTGTGGATGGAGATAAGGGACAAAGCCATCTCTTTATTGCGGTCGTTCTTCTTTGATGGCGTTATACCAAAGGATGTCATCTCTGATGAGGAGGAGGAAAGTGAAGTAGCTGATGGAAGCGAACAGATTCTCAAACAAGACAGTGAAAGTGCTCAACAGGATTCTGTTGGTGTGCAGTTGaaggatgatattctgttgagtCCAGAAAACTCCAACAGAAAAGGTAACAATCAATCAACTGCATCTCCTAGCCAGTCTAAGGGTTCTGGCTTGTCTCAAACAGCTGTAAGGTCTGAAGGAAGACGTAGCAGATCAGGTAAGAAAGCAAAGAAAAGACATGGCCGTCAAAAATCCTTGCACAAATCAGATGATCCTTCTCAATTTGAAAAAGAAAGTACTTCACATCGAGAAGATGGTACTGCTTTGAGTGGTACTGATCAAGTTTTAAGTTCCAGTTCTCGGTTTGGTTCCCCTGAAGACTCAAGAAGTAGGAAAACACCAATAGAATCAATGCAAGAGTCAACTTGTGACCAGTTTTTAAGACCAAGCAATGTGCTTCGTGGAAAGTCTGGTGAACTGCTGAAAGATGGGTGTGTTATTGCTTTATATGCAAGAGATTACCTTGAACTCTATGTCGCAAGGCAGAGAGTTAAAGGCGGTGGTTGGTTCCTGGATGCCATGTCAAATGTAACCAAAAGAGATCCCGCAGCACAGTTCCTTCTTGTTTTTAGAAGCAAG GACACCATTGGATTGCGCTCTTTTGCTGCTGGTGGAAAGTTATTGCAG ATTAACAGAAGAATGGAATTTGTATTTGGTAGTCACAGCTTTGATGTTTGGGAGAGTTGGATGTTGGAAGGTTCATTGGAGGAATGTAGGCTGGTTAACTGTAGAAATCCTTTG GCTATTTTGGATGTACGCGTTGAGATTCTGGCAGTGGTAGGAGAAGATGGAGTTACTCGTTGGCTTGATTAG
- the LOC110638051 gene encoding heavy metal-associated isoprenylated plant protein 39 isoform X2, with amino-acid sequence MKEKKLTVIGTVDPVTVVSKLRKHWQTDIISVGPAKEPEKKEEPKKEEPKKEEEAKKEEPKKEEEAKKEEPKKEEEKKEEPKKEEGKKEEEKKKDPAPAPAPATVPPPDPVLELVKAYKAYNPQLTTYYYVQSMEENPNACVIC; translated from the coding sequence ATGAAGGAAAAGAAATTAACTGTGATCGGAACTGTTGATCCTGTAACTGTTGTCAGCAAATTGAGAAAGCATTGGCAAACTGATATAATCTCAGTGGGGCCAGCCAAGGAGCCTGAGAAGAAAGAAGAGCCTAAGAAGGAGGAACCCAAGAAAGAAGAGGAGGCTAAGAAGGAGGAGCCCAAGAAAGAAGAGGAAGCTAAGAAAGAGGAACccaagaaggaagaagaaaagaaagaggaaCCCAAGAAAGAGGAAgggaaaaaggaagaagagaaaaagaaagaccCAGCTCCGGCTCCAGCACCAGCAACTGTTCCTCCACCTGACCCAGTTTTAGAGCTGGTCAAGGCCTACAAAGCTTACAATCCTCAGCTGACCACGTATTACTATGTTCAAAGCATGGAGGAAAATCCAAATgcttgtgttatttgttaa